From the genome of Vicia villosa cultivar HV-30 ecotype Madison, WI linkage group LG2, Vvil1.0, whole genome shotgun sequence, one region includes:
- the LOC131649844 gene encoding protein FAR1-RELATED SEQUENCE 5-like yields MALTRVIQVVTFLHLLVTRSPTGMMHPDNISRELVLLVDVSSNVEGVVVKAVDVGGDFNNKQEFDDRESMLIWISRNATNLGFDVEIGRSNNGTARRNAFVTMLCERSGKYHPPLRKSKRDDMSSRKCECPFKICCYMLASKKWRFSFIYGLHNHDLFSKLQGHPSVCRLKPEEKTCFSDMFLNLIQPKNIPATLKQKEPDNVSNISQVYNIRYLNNKAIRGDRSEMQQLLKLLDDNKYVSRYKTCDDRVTVRDIFWTHPNSIKLFNIFSTVLILDSMCKTNKYRLPLFEMVGVTSTEKTCVLVLIFWSVKKRIILHGH; encoded by the exons ATGGCATTAACGAGGGTGATACAGGTTGTCACGTTCTTACATTTGTTAGTAACTAGATCGCCGACGG GTATGATGCACCCCGATAATATCTCAAGAGAATTAGTTCTTTTAGTCGATGTTTCTTCGAATGTTGAAGGGGTAGTCGTAAAGGCGGTTGATGTCGGcggtgactttaataacaagcaagagtttgatgatcgtgaaagcatgctCATATGGATTAGTAGGAATGCAACTAACCTTGGTTTTGATGTGGAAATAGGAAGATCAAATAATGGTACGGCAAGAAGAAATGCTTTCGTAACAatgttgtgcgaaagaagcgggaaataccatccTCCTCTAAGGAAGTCTAAAAGAGACGACATGAGTAGTAGAAAATgtgagtgtccatttaaaatctGTTGTTATATGTTGGCTAGCAAGAAGTGGAGATTTAGTTTTATTTatggtttgcataaccatgatttgtTCTCAAAGTTACAAGGTCATCCTAGTGTATGTCGGCTCAAACCGGAAGAGAAGACATGTTTTAGTGACATGTTCTTGAATCTTATCCAACCAAAAAATATACCTGCCACATTGAAACAGAAGGAACCCGACAACGTATCAAATATAAGTCAAGTGTATAACATTCGGTACCTCAATAATAAGGCGATTAGGGGAGATAgaagtgagatgcaacaactcttgaaattgttggatgataacaaatacgTGTCACGGTACAAAACTTGCGACGATAGAGTTACTGTtcgagatattttttggactcatccgaaTTCGATAAAGTTGTTTAACATATTTTCGACAGTGCTCATTCTTGATTCTATGTGCAAAACCAACAAGTATAGACTTCCGTTATTTGAGATGGTCGGTGTTACATCCACCGAGAAGACATGTGTGttggttttaattttttggagtgtgaaaaagaggataattttaCATGGTCATTAG